A window of Thermodesulfobacteriota bacterium genomic DNA:
TTTTCACATTGTAGTACGACTGGATAGAGGGGGTGGCGGATCCAAGCAGGGCAATGGCGCTGCTTTGTTTTGCTCTGACCACCGCAAGGTCTCTGGCATGATAGCGGAGGCTTCCCTCCTGCTTGTAAGATGTATCGTGTTCTTCGTCCACGATAATCAACCCGATATGGGAAAAAGGCGAAAACACAGCAGATCTGGCCCCGATGGCGATCGTGACCTCCTTGCGGGCAATGCGCATCCATTGGTCATACCGCTCACCGGCGGAAAGACCGCTGTGAAGAACAGCCACACATTCTCCAAACCGTGCCCTGAATCTTCGTTCCATCTGGGAGATAAGCGCAATTTCCGGAATGAGCACCAAAACGCTGTAACCTTTTTTGATGGCCTTGGCTGCCAGCTGCATATAAACTTCCGTCTTACCGCTTCCGGTAACCCCGGCCAAAAGATATGTGGCGTATCCGTTTCCCAGGCGGTCTGCCACCTGGGAAACGACTGTTTCCTGTTCCGCCGTCAGCTGTAAGGACTCGTCCGCCTCTATCGTATCCCCAAAGGGATCTCGGTATGCCCTTTTCTCAAAAATGGTTATGTATCCGGTCTGCTCCAACGGCTTAATCAATCGGGATGCGGATGGAACTTTCGTTTTTAAATTTTTCAGCGAAACCGGGCTTTCTGATTTTATTATATCGACAATCTTTTTTCTCGGGGCTGACAGCCCTTCACAGGAAGGACAGGGGGTGTTTAATGAGACGTACCGCTCCATCAATGGCCGTGTTCCACCGGCGCTTAACTCCCTTCTGCTTATAATCCATCCGCGGTCCTTCATGGAATATAACAAAGCGCTGGGAATTTCCCTTTTCATTTTTCTACCAAGACCTTTTAAGCGCAACGGTTTTTGTTTGAGAAGATTTAAAATTTCTTTTTCCACCGCAGTGGTTAAATTTTTCTCAACAGCTTTCTCTCCTTCCTTGGAAATGGATAGGGTGATATAATCGTAAATATTCAAACCGCCGGGGAGGGCGCACTTGATGACCTCTCCAACAGGATGTATATAATAGTCTGCAATCCAAATGAAAAACGGTATCATGGACGAAGGAAAAAGAGGTTCATCATCAAGCACATCGAAAATCAGTTTTATTTCCTTTCGATCTGTTTGCTCACTTTGATTTAGAATATATCCGGTAACCCTTCGCCTCCTGAAAGGAACCAGAACCCTTTTCCCCACTGCGATAAAAGAAACAAGAGATTGCGGAACTGCGTAAGTGTAAGTTTGATACACCGGTAGGGCGACTGCCACATCTATATATGTTGAATGGGTGGTCATCGAGTCATTGGCTGTTTCAAATTCGGTTATTTTCGTCCGGCCCAGCTGAATGGGGTTATTTCACTGAGTCGGCAAAACAGATTAAGATTTTTACTGAAAACGATTTTTTCTTGACACACAGGCTGCCTTTTTTTAGGTTATACTAAATATATTTCCTGTGAATACTAATAATTATTGCCAGGCAGCTTATAATTGATTATAATAAAATCTCAGTGCGATTTATATAAGGGAGGTTTATATGCATAAAATGGTAAAACAATCCACGGCTTTCTTTCTGATTGCAGCCCTTTTATTTGTTCCGTTCGGCTCTGCGGCCATAGCGAGCGTTGATTTTGAAAAACAAGATCCCAGTGCGGGTGCCATGATCGCCGATTTTGTTTTAGTCAGACCCATTGCCATTGTTGCCCTGGTGGCCGGTTCAGCTTTCTTTGTGGTCACACTTCCATTTTCTGCCATTGGCGGAAATATCAAAGCCGCAGCAAGGAGCATGGTGGTAAAGCCTGCAAAATATTCCTTTGTAAGGCCCCTGGGAGAATTTTAACGCGATGAACTAATAGATGCATAATATACCAATTTAACCCCGCCTTGACAGGATCGCCTTCCCCCGTTCACCAGGTAAGGAACTTCGGCTTAATCTTGAAAAACCTTGCAAGCGGAAAACGTTGTTAAACCGGCAAATCTCTAGTGAAAATCCAACTAAATCTTTCCCGGCATTGTATTGAAACGGAAACAAAAAGACTCTATAATCAGGCTGTGTTAAAATATTTCAAAGCAGACGATAAGGATCGTAGGGAAAAACAGATCGAAATCCTGCAACACGCCCTTAAAACCCTTGATTTCGGTAAGTTAAGGAGCACCCACCCCGAGCTTGCCGGTCATTGCGATGATCATGTCGAGCTTTCCATGGATGATCACCATCAGGTCGTGGTTCATATCAATGGCAAACAAATCTGATGGGGCTTGCTCACAGCCAGCTATCCTTCCACTGTTTCTCAACAATATTCCGTGGTAAATGATCAAAACGAACCATATTCATTACAAACAAACAGTCGTTTTTCCATCTTAGTTCGGTTCGTCCGGTAAATAGCCTGTGTGCCCGGTACCGGACTATACAATCTTACCTGTAAATAAACGTACGGTCTGCCTGAGGCAGACTGAGATTAGATTCGAACCAGCCCCAATGGGCAGAATCCCACGGCGACGTGGATCGTCTCTGCCTGTATCGGTTTAACTGAGAAGATAGGGGGCGTGTACGATACCAATCTCATTTGTTAAGTCTGGTACCGGGCACACAGGCTATTTACCGGACGAACCTTAGACTTCAGGAGGTAAGCGGAAATATTTTTTTTGCTGTCCGTTCACGCCTTATAATAAGTATCCAGATATTTTTTCAGGATATCGCTGACAATTCCCCTGGCAGGAAGGGTGGCGGCCATCCCGTATACAGGGGCCATGCCTTTTTTCGTATCCGGTGTGGTTTTGACTGTTTCAACACTTTGTTTCAAGTCTTCAATAAACCTTTGGCCCACCCCTTTCTGTGTATGTCGCAAGGTAATGGCGATATGAACACAGGAAGGGTGGTGCAGGCCGTTGAGGCTCCAGCCTTTTTGGGTCATTTCATCAAGCACCCGGTAAATGTTCAGCTCTTTCGATCCAAAGGCAATCACCCACAGCGGTTTCCCCAAAATATATAGTTCCGGAATATCGCTGATGCCCTGTTTTATTTCGCCGGCAGTCTTCATTATTTTTCCGGTGGCATCCAAATACCCCTTTTCACCGGTGGAAAGCAGTGATGCCCAGCAGGCCGCACTCAATGCACCCGGTCTGCTCCCGGCAAATGTAGGCGAAAAATAAAGACCCCCCGGCCAGTCAGTGGCCGTATAGAATTGAAAATGTCTGAGTTCTTGGCCGCGATACATAACCACCGAGGTGCCTTTGGCCGCATACCCGTACTTGTGGGTATCGGCTGACATGGAGGCCACCCCTTTAAGCCTGAAATCAAACGGCGGCACCTCAAAGCCTAATTTTTCGGCAAATGGAAGCACAAACCCTCCCAAGCATGCGTCGGTGTGAAAACCGATGTGATGTTCCAGTGCAATGGCTGACATCTCTTCGATGGGATCAATGGTCCCGTGCGGAAAGGACGGCGCGGAACCAATGATGGCAATGGTGTTTTTGTTGATGGTCTTTTCTAGTTTGGAAAGATCGGCCTGGTAATGATCGTTAACCGGAATACGTTTCATTTTGATGTTAAAATACTGACAGGCCTTGTCAAAGGCAGCATGGGCAGTCACCGGCACAATGAGTTCCGGTTTTTTTATGTTTCTTTTTGCTCTGGCAAAATCCCGGTAGGTTTTCATGGCCAGAAGAATGCTTTCAGTTCCGCCGGATGTGACCGTGCCGCAGATGAGGTCATCGGTCTGTTGGGACGAAAGCATGGAAGCGGTCATTGCAATGATTTCCGCTTCAAACTTGGAGGCACTGGGCCAGAGATCGGAATGCAACGGGTTGCTTTGGGAGGTGACGGCATAGACTCGGTTTAAAAATTCAATATGCTCCTGGTTTCCATGGTAAACGGCTCCGGAGACATACCCCCCTTTCCATTTACCCTCCTCTTTGGTGTTCATTTCACCGATCTGACGGATGATATCATCTCTTTCAAGCGGTGTTTGCGGCAGACGGGTGTGGGATTGGAAGGTATCTTTATACGGTTTTAATGAGGTTTCCAGATCTTTCATAACACCATCAATCTCGCGGTCGATCCTGTTCTTCACATAGGGTATTTTTTTTAAGTGCTTTTCCGCAAATCCCGCCAGCTTTGGGGGAATCAGCTTCATTAATTTTTCCATCATCATTGGTTTAATCTTTTATGTATTTTTTTGTTTTGTTTATAAATGGCCTGATATTGCTTAAATAATTTTTTATACAGTTTTCCGGTTTTCGGGTTGGGGTTGAAAACCGAGTCATATTCGGTTTTTTCCGGTATGTCGTTAAATGTAAGATATCCGAGGGCAACAGACCCTAAAAGCCCTGCGCCCCTTATGTTGGCCTGGATCGGGTGTTTGACCCTTCGGATGGTTCGGTTCATTATATCGGCATGTATCTGGCACCACAGATCGGATTGGGCGCCGCCGCCGATGATGTTGATGGGGTCCATCTTCTTTTTAATGAATTTTTCCACATATTTGAGCAGCCAATTGGCATTAAACGCCACGCCTTCAAACACCGCCCGGACCAGGTGGGACCGAGTGGTATTTAAACCCATGTTGTAAAAACCGGACCTTATATGCCGGTCTTCCACCGGGGATCTTTCGCCATTTAGCCATGGGGTAAAGATAAGGTTGTCACATCCTGGAGGAATTTTCGCAGCCATGGTGTTAAATGCCTGATGAATATCTCCTACTCCGGTGGGAGGGGCCAGCTCATCTTCCGGGAAAATGATATTGTGTTTTAAAAAGTTCAGCGCTTCTCCTGCGATATCCTGTTCATTAACCAGCAGGTATTTACCGGGGATGGCAGCGGGAAGGGCCCCCATATTGTGGAAAAGGTCTGTCTTTTTATAGGGAAGATGGCACAACAGCCATCCGGAGGTACCCACATAAAGATGACCGGCAAAATCG
This region includes:
- the priA gene encoding primosomal protein N'; the protein is MTTHSTYIDVAVALPVYQTYTYAVPQSLVSFIAVGKRVLVPFRRRRVTGYILNQSEQTDRKEIKLIFDVLDDEPLFPSSMIPFFIWIADYYIHPVGEVIKCALPGGLNIYDYITLSISKEGEKAVEKNLTTAVEKEILNLLKQKPLRLKGLGRKMKREIPSALLYSMKDRGWIISRRELSAGGTRPLMERYVSLNTPCPSCEGLSAPRKKIVDIIKSESPVSLKNLKTKVPSASRLIKPLEQTGYITIFEKRAYRDPFGDTIEADESLQLTAEQETVVSQVADRLGNGYATYLLAGVTGSGKTEVYMQLAAKAIKKGYSVLVLIPEIALISQMERRFRARFGECVAVLHSGLSAGERYDQWMRIARKEVTIAIGARSAVFSPFSHIGLIIVDEEHDTSYKQEGSLRYHARDLAVVRAKQSSAIALLGSATPSIQSYYNVKTKKFIELNLKNRVEKRPLPEIQMVDLRHSRDKRGFRRFITPELYKAMTQAISQGEQVLLFLNRRGFASFPVCGTCGEAVRCKNCDISLTLHQKSNAYKCHYCGFTRAFASSCQACGSNKIVQLGLGTEKVEAAVAGLFPDAGIKRMDRDTTTRKGAIIKLLKGLRKGTIDILVGTQMVTKGHDFPNITLVGIICADLSLNFPDFRAGERTFQLLAQVAGRAGRGDVPGKVILQTYNPEHFSIIAARNQDFKAFYQTEIGFRQALNYPPFSRMVQLKISGKNPQQTRQHAQVLGDLCRNVQADHPSFLKSVEILGPIEASIPRIARRYRWQILLKGMGAKPLHQFILRVLLNNSAQFRNRYVKVVVDVDPVFMM
- a CDS encoding aminotransferase class V-fold PLP-dependent enzyme, whose translation is MKLIPPKLAGFAEKHLKKIPYVKNRIDREIDGVMKDLETSLKPYKDTFQSHTRLPQTPLERDDIIRQIGEMNTKEEGKWKGGYVSGAVYHGNQEHIEFLNRVYAVTSQSNPLHSDLWPSASKFEAEIIAMTASMLSSQQTDDLICGTVTSGGTESILLAMKTYRDFARAKRNIKKPELIVPVTAHAAFDKACQYFNIKMKRIPVNDHYQADLSKLEKTINKNTIAIIGSAPSFPHGTIDPIEEMSAIALEHHIGFHTDACLGGFVLPFAEKLGFEVPPFDFRLKGVASMSADTHKYGYAAKGTSVVMYRGQELRHFQFYTATDWPGGLYFSPTFAGSRPGALSAACWASLLSTGEKGYLDATGKIMKTAGEIKQGISDIPELYILGKPLWVIAFGSKELNIYRVLDEMTQKGWSLNGLHHPSCVHIAITLRHTQKGVGQRFIEDLKQSVETVKTTPDTKKGMAPVYGMAATLPARGIVSDILKKYLDTYYKA